A genome region from Sceloporus undulatus isolate JIND9_A2432 ecotype Alabama chromosome 1, SceUnd_v1.1, whole genome shotgun sequence includes the following:
- the PPM1A gene encoding protein phosphatase 1A isoform X1: MGAFLDKPKMEKHNAQGQGNGLRYGLSSMQGWRVEMEDAHTAVIGLPNGLDGWSFFAVYDGHAGSQVAKYCCEHLLDHITSNHDFKGRGASPSVESVKTGIRTGFLQIDEQMRLLSEKKHGADRSGSTAVGVLISPQHTYFINCGDSRGLLCRNRKVYFFTQDHKPNNPLEKERIQNAGGSVMIQRVNGSLAVSRALGDFDYKCVHGKGPTEQLVSPEPEVYEIERSEEDDQFIILACDGIWDVMGNEELCEFVRSRLEVTDDLERVCNEIVDTCLYKGSRDNMSVILICFPNAPKVLPEAVKREAELDKFLESRVEEIIKKQGEGVPDLVHVMRTLQTESIPDLPPGGELASKRSVIEAVYNRLNPYRNDDTDSASTDDMW; the protein is encoded by the exons ATGGGAGCTTTCTTAGATAAGCCAAAGATGGAGAAGCACAATGCCCAAGGGCAGGGTAATGGACTGCGCTATGGACTAAGTAGCATGCAAGGTTGGCGAGTGGAGATGGAGGATGCACATACAGCTGTAATTGGCTTACCAAATGGACTTGATGGATGGTCTTTCTTTGCTGTTTATGATGGACATGCCGGATCCCAAGTTGCCAAATACTGCTGTGAGCATTTATTAGATCACATCACAAGCAATCATGATTTTAAAGGGCGTGGTGCTTCACCATCCGTAGAAAGTGTAAAGACTGGAATCAGAACAGGTTTTCTGCAGATTGATGAACAAATGAGGTTACTCTCAGAAAAGAAACATGGTGCAGATAGAAGCGGGTCAACAGCTGTGGGAGTTCTGATTTCTCCACAGCACACATACTTTATAAACTGTGGAGACTCTAGAGGTTTACTTTGTAGAAACAGGAAGGTTTATTTCTTTACGCAAGATCACAAACCAAATAATCCACTGGAGAAGGAACGGATACAGAATGCAGGTGGTTCAGTAATGATTCAACGTGTCAATGGCTCTCTGGCAGTATCAAGAGCACTTGGGGACTTTGATTACAAATGTGTCCATGGGAAAGGCCCTACAGAGCAACTTGTCTCACCTGAGCCTGAGGTTTATGAAATCGAGAGATCAGAAGAAGATGATCAATTCATCATACTGGCTTGTGATGGTATCTGGGATGTTATGGGAAATGAAGAGCTGTGTGAATTTGTCAGATCAAGGCTTGAAGTCACTGATGATCTTGAAAGAGTTTGCAATGAAATTGTCGACACCTGCTTGTACAAG GGAAGCCGAGACAACATGAGTGTGATACTGATCTGTTTTCCAAATGCACCAAAGGTATTGCCAGAGGCGGTGAAGAGAGAGGCAGAGCTGGACAAGTTCCTGGAAAGCCGAGTAGAAg AGATCATAAAGAAGCAGGGTGAAGGAGTGCCAGACTTAGTCCACGTCATGCGTACATTACAAACAGAGAGCATCCCAGACCTTCCCCCAGGGGGTGAATTGGCAAGCAA
- the PPM1A gene encoding protein phosphatase 1A isoform X2, which produces MGAFLDKPKMEKHNAQGQGNGLRYGLSSMQGWRVEMEDAHTAVIGLPNGLDGWSFFAVYDGHAGSQVAKYCCEHLLDHITSNHDFKGRGASPSVESVKTGIRTGFLQIDEQMRLLSEKKHGADRSGSTAVGVLISPQHTYFINCGDSRGLLCRNRKVYFFTQDHKPNNPLEKERIQNAGGSVMIQRVNGSLAVSRALGDFDYKCVHGKGPTEQLVSPEPEVYEIERSEEDDQFIILACDGIWDVMGNEELCEFVRSRLEVTDDLERVCNEIVDTCLYKGSRDNMSVILICFPNAPKVLPEAVKREAELDKFLESRVEDGV; this is translated from the exons ATGGGAGCTTTCTTAGATAAGCCAAAGATGGAGAAGCACAATGCCCAAGGGCAGGGTAATGGACTGCGCTATGGACTAAGTAGCATGCAAGGTTGGCGAGTGGAGATGGAGGATGCACATACAGCTGTAATTGGCTTACCAAATGGACTTGATGGATGGTCTTTCTTTGCTGTTTATGATGGACATGCCGGATCCCAAGTTGCCAAATACTGCTGTGAGCATTTATTAGATCACATCACAAGCAATCATGATTTTAAAGGGCGTGGTGCTTCACCATCCGTAGAAAGTGTAAAGACTGGAATCAGAACAGGTTTTCTGCAGATTGATGAACAAATGAGGTTACTCTCAGAAAAGAAACATGGTGCAGATAGAAGCGGGTCAACAGCTGTGGGAGTTCTGATTTCTCCACAGCACACATACTTTATAAACTGTGGAGACTCTAGAGGTTTACTTTGTAGAAACAGGAAGGTTTATTTCTTTACGCAAGATCACAAACCAAATAATCCACTGGAGAAGGAACGGATACAGAATGCAGGTGGTTCAGTAATGATTCAACGTGTCAATGGCTCTCTGGCAGTATCAAGAGCACTTGGGGACTTTGATTACAAATGTGTCCATGGGAAAGGCCCTACAGAGCAACTTGTCTCACCTGAGCCTGAGGTTTATGAAATCGAGAGATCAGAAGAAGATGATCAATTCATCATACTGGCTTGTGATGGTATCTGGGATGTTATGGGAAATGAAGAGCTGTGTGAATTTGTCAGATCAAGGCTTGAAGTCACTGATGATCTTGAAAGAGTTTGCAATGAAATTGTCGACACCTGCTTGTACAAG GGAAGCCGAGACAACATGAGTGTGATACTGATCTGTTTTCCAAATGCACCAAAGGTATTGCCAGAGGCGGTGAAGAGAGAGGCAGAGCTGGACAAGTTCCTGGAAAGCCGAGTAGAAg